The Candidatus Nitrosopumilus sp. SW genomic sequence TATCCAATGTTTCGTATGTCCAAATTTCCAAAGTAGGGTTACAGGACAAGTACTCTGCAAAGGCGATAAATTATAATCAAAAATTTCTCACGAAAGGCTCATTAGTTAATTTATTCTGAGAATTTTAGTTTGAGTAAAGAAGATGTAGGAATTACAGTTTCAAAAAAAGATGATTTCAGTGAATGGTACACTCAAGTTGTACTAAAAGCCAAATTAGCAGATTATGCACCAGTAAAAGGACTAATAGTGCTCAGACCAGATGGGTATTCTATTTGGGAGTCGTTAAAAAATACATTTGATAAAAAATTTGCAAAAAACGGAATTAGAAATGGATTTCTTCCAGTGTTGATTCCTGAGTCACTGTTGGGAAAAGAACAAAAACACTTTGCAGGTTTTAATCCTGAAGTTTTTTGGGTAACACATTCAGGGACAAATGAAATTGGGGACAGATTAGCATTAAGACCAACATCTGAAACATTAGCATATACTTTGTATTCAAAATGGATTCAAAGTTGGAGAGATTTGCCATTAAAAATTAATTTTTGGAATACTGCTTTACGTGCAGAAATTAAAGCAACAAAACCATTTCTAAGAACATCAGAATTTTTGTGGCAAGAAGGACACACAGTACACACAACACAAGAAGAAGCAGAAGAAGAAGTAATGAAAATTTTAGAAATTTACAAAAATACTGTTGAAGAAGAATTAGCAATTCCAGTCACAACGGGAAAGAAAAGTGAGAAAGAAAAGTTTGTGGGAGCAGTATATACAACAACAATGGAATCCATAATGCCAGATGGTAAAGCACTACAAATGGGTACATCACATTTCTTAGGACAGAATTTTTCAAAACCATTTGAAGTAAAATTTGCAGACAAAGACAATGTGGAGCATTTTGCATGGCAAACATCATGGGGAGTTTCATGGAGATTAATTGGGGCAATGATAATGACACACGGCGATGATCAAGGCCTTGTGTTACCACCTAAAGTTGCACCAATACAAGTAGTAATTGTTCCAATTTACAGAAATGATGAAGGTAAAGACAAAGTATTGCCAAAAGTAAAAGAAATACAAGAAAAATTAGAAGCAAAAGATATTCGTATTCAGGTAGATGACCGAGAAGGATTATCTCCAGGTTACAAATTCAACGATTGGGAAATGAAAGGAGTTCCAATACGCATAGAGATTGGACCAAAAGATATTGAAAAACAGAGTTTTGTTGTTGCAAAAAGATACAATCGTGAAAAAATTAACTTGGGACTAGAAGAGATAGAGAAAATTCTTTCAGTTCTAGACGAGATACAAAAAGCCATGCTTGAAAATGCACGAGTGCAATCAAAAGAAAATACAAAAGATATTTCAAATTATACAGAATTTAAATCACAAATTGAGGTGGGGGGATTTTTCAATGCACCTTGGTGTGGAAAATTAGAATGTGAAGAAAAAATAAAAGAAGAAACAGGTGCAGATATACGGGTAATCCCATTTGACAGTAAAAATACTGATTTGAAATGCATGTATTGTGGAGAAGAAAGTAAATCAGTGCCGATTTTTGCTAGAGGATATTAGTTATTTTCAATAGAACAAATATTCATTATTTTCTGTGCAGTTTTGTCAATATCCACAGTCGGTTCAGCAGATACAAAGAGAACATAATCACCCAATGCAAAAGTGAATGTAACAACATTTTTTCTTCTTGCAGCAGCATAACTTACGGGTCCTAAATTCTCATCAAAATCTTGTCTAGTTCTAATTCTCAATACAGCTTCAATGAACATTTTTTTACGTTCTTCTTCATTTTTTAGAGGTTTTACATTGTCACGAAATGATCCTGCAACTAAATTTCCCATCATATCTAAAAATCCTGCAAAACGAATTTCAGGTTCTTTGAGCAAAAGTTCACATTTGGAAGATAAAGAATCATCTGACACGAATTTATAAAAAGAAAATAGGAATAAAAGAATTTTCAAATTTTCAGTAAGGAACACAGGATCAGATATAATAGTGGAAAAAACTGATTAGCAATTGTGACTAGCAATCCACAGTTAGAGGAAAGAAAGCCACTCTTAGAGCAATTCAGAGAGACCAGAAGTAGAACTCTAGAATTAGTAAAAACTTTAGAAAAGGATGATTTTGTGGTTCAAACTGCATTTTTCATGAGTCCGCCAAAATGGCACATAGGTCATGTTAGTTGGATTTATGAAGCAATTATGAGTAAATTGGACAAAAATTACGAATTTTATTCAAAAGAATTTTCAGAATATCTTAATTCGTACTATCAACAATTTGGAGTTCCACACGATAAAGGATTGCGAGGAGTAATTTCAAGACCCACAGTTGATCAGATTTTTCAATATTTCAATACAATCAATCAAAGAGTAGAGAAATTTATTGAAACCCAATCTTTGAATGATGAAGGAGTCAAATTAATCACAATGGGATTCCATCATGAATGTCAACATCAAGAATTGTTAGTGTATGATTTACAGCATCTTCTTGCAGAACAATACAGACCAGTAAGAAAAAACCAAATTCAAAAACAAAACAATGTTGAAAAACAAACTGTCGAAATAAAAGGCGGTTTATACACAATGGGATTTAATGGAAAGGGATTCTGTTATGACATTGAGCTTCCAGAGCACAAAGTTTACCTTAATGATTACAAAATAGATGTTTTTCCAGTTACAAACCAACAGTATTTAGAATTTGTTGAGGATGGAGGATATGAGACATACAAGTATTGGTTATCAGATGGATGGGAAAAAGTAAAAGCTAACAAATGGAAATCTCCAATGTATTGGGAGAAAATTGACGGTAAATGGCATGTCAGAGACTTTTTAGGAATCAGAGAGATAAATCCAAACGAACCAGTATGTCACGTTAGTTTCTATGAAGCTGATGCATATTGTAAATGGGCAGGAAAAAGATTACCAACTGAAGCAGAGTGGGAAAAAGCTGCTTGTTGGGACGAGAACAAACAAGAGAAAACAATTTTCCCATGGGGAAATGAACAAGCAACAGAGAGAAAATGCAATTTACTTGAGTCATATCATTGGGGATGTACAGAAATAGGAACATATCCAGAAGGAAAAAGTCCTTCAGGCTGCCAACAAATGATTGGAGACGTATGGGAGTGGACATCATCAGAATTCACAGGATATCCAGGATTCAAAACAGGATTTGATGAATACAATGACAAATGGTTTACAAATCAAAAAGTTTTGAGAGGAGGTTCATTTGGAACACCAAAAATGTCAATTCGTGGAAGTTACAGGAATTTCTTTAGATTAGATGAAAGATGGTTATTTTCAGGTTTCAGATGTGTTGAAGATATCTAGTTATTCACAAGCAAATAATGATATTCTTCGTAAAGACTAGAGCCATTTTTTGAAAAAGATATTTCAATTAATCTTGTTGAGTGATCACTTCAAAAGTAATTGGAAGATATGTCATTCCCTGATTACTTCTAAAAGATATTTTCCAAGTTCCAAAGAATTCACACTCACCACACTCTTCTAAATCACTTGAAGATACAGGAGTAAAGTAGTGATTTACTGCATTCTTTGATCCATCATATTGTAGTGAATGATGGATTACACCATCAGGACGAATAAAGTCAATCATTCCTTTGGAATCAAGTGGAATCTCATCTCCAATCAAAAATACTGTATCATTGACATCATAGGTGCCATCCAAAATGGCAAATGGTCCTGAATAGAGGTTATTTGGATAACCAAAATCCTCAGAAACAGCCTCAAGATTGGAGTTCAAAGGTACAGATAAAGAAGTTTCAATTGCAGAATCATCTAATACAAGATTGATGATTATGGCAGATAGAATAACTAGAGGTATGCCATAAACAATCTTTGGGATTTTGGCATTCATTGTTTTCCCTCTTTTAGATTGAATGTTACATCACATTTCATGCAGTGATATTTCTTAGATTGGTAGTTTTTCAATAAAATAGAGTGTTTGCAGCCAATGCTTGGTTTGGTAATCTGTTTTAGCATTCAGAATTACCTCCAAAACATTTGCTGCACAAGACTTCACAAGAATCATTCAATGTTACTTGGACATTGCTTGACCAGCAACGATGGCATAGACCAACAAAAGTTGGAACATATAGGGAGGAATTGGCTCCCCATATGTTTGAACTAGGTGTTCTATGACTTATGCAAGTGCTGCGACTGTGTGACATAGCATCTCCTCATTGTACATGCATTGGCTGTGAAATCTTACTTCAGTTGGTTGCAAACATTTCGTACAAACTAGCTGAACTGGTTGATGGCAATGCAAGCATTGCTTTTCTATATCCAGTTCTCCACCACATTGTCTACACAAAGTGTCTGGCATTTTTGTTCACCTCAGGGGAAGTTTCTCCTACCAAACTTCCATTTGGAAAAAACTTCCTCGCATTCTGAAGAAACTCTTTCCACTGAAGATTTGAGAGAGTCTCTGACTTGTTTTAGGGATGAATTACAGTTCATTGTTCTTCCTCCAGTTTATTCAACTGACACTAGCTTGCCTTGAGGTTTTTCCTTGGCAAGTGAAATTGTCAGTTCCAAGACTCCGTTTGTGTATCTGGCTTTTGCAGAATTTTCATCTACTTTTGATGGTAGAGGAATCTTCTTTTCGTATTTTCTTTCTCCATGCTCGGCTGAAAGCAGTACTAGTTTATCTGACACATTTAGTTTGATGTCAGACTTTTCAATTCCTGGCATCTCTGAGACAATTTTGAGAGTACGTTCTTTGTCATTGACTGAAACGTCAACATATGGATCTCTCACTGTTGAATCTGCAAGAGAGTCAGTTGGTTTTGTATTTCCCCATTCAGTTACATGAGGAATGCCATCTTCACCTACAGTCTTTACGTAACCATAGTAGTATGGTCCAAAGGTTTGGACTGTTTTATTTGGATTTTCGAAAACATCTCCCATTGAAAAAAAGGGGCTCGATAATCTTCGAAATGTTCTTTCAAAGTGGTCATCAAACATCTTTTAATCACCGAATTAGTGTAATAGTGATGACAAAATATAAAGATTTTGCATAAATTATTCATAACTGACATAATGTCATATACATGACAATATTAAAATATCCAAATGGTATTCTCATCTCATGCAAAGTACAATTTTAGAATATGAAAATCAGGCAATGCCAAGATCTCAAAGACAGGTAAGTTACTTTTGCAGATTATGTAGAGAGTATGGAATTAAAACAAGAAAAGCACATCTACAAAATTTCCATAATGCAAGTAGAGATACCGTAACTAAGAGAAGCAATAATGATCTTGTTGATGTGATCTTTATCGAATCAAGATAAAATCAACAAAAAATAAAAATATTGAAAGGGGCAATATGGAAAAAAATGGCTACAGGGAAAGGTTGTAACATTTGTGAGAAAGAACATGACGGTGATTTTTACAGATTTTGTAAATGTTCATGCCATGGAAGAATTGCAAGAGAAATTGTGGGATGACATCCATAAAAATTTGAATCAATCAAGTGCAATATTGATTAATTTTTAGAAACTAAAGTTAATGAAAAATATTTTTTGTCATCAAGCCATGTATGTTTTAAGTCAAATCCTACATCATCAAGAAGATCATGAATTTGAGACATACGGTATTTATGAGAATACTCAGTATGGATTAATTCATCTTTTTTTAATTTTAATTCCAAATCAGATTTCGATATAACAATAGATTGATCAGATAATGATTTCAAATACATTTCAATTCGTTGATCCTTTTCATTGTAAATTGCATGATGTGAAAAGTTTTTGAGATTAAAATCAGCATCAAGCTCATCATTGATTCTAGATAAAACATTAAGGTTGAATTTAGCAGTCACACATTCAGAGTCGTTATAAGCTGATTCGAGAACAGATTTGTCTTTTACAAGGTCAAGTCCAATCAAAAATAAGTCACCAGGTTTCATTGTAGAATATATTTTCTCTAAAAATTTGTAGCCATCAACAGGTGAAAAATTACCAAAACTAGAACCTAGAAAAACTATAAGATTGTGTTTATCATCATATGTTTTTAAAAATTCTAAACCACCTTCATAAGTATCAATAATGCCAGTAATGGTAAGATTCTTGTAATCATTTAGAAGTTCTTCAGAGCTTTCAGTAAGAATTTCAGAGATATCTATGGGAAAATATTCAGTAGAACTTTGAGAAGTTGTCAAAAAATCTAAGATTAGTCGTGTTTTTGTGGATGAACCACTCCCTAGTTCAACTAATCGATATTCATCATCTAGAAATGAAGATAATTCAGTTTGTAATTTTTCTAAAATGGAAATTTCAGTTCTAGTAGGGTAATATTCTGAAACAGAACAGATTTTTTCAAATA encodes the following:
- a CDS encoding DUF6659 family protein, translating into MSDDSLSSKCELLLKEPEIRFAGFLDMMGNLVAGSFRDNVKPLKNEEERKKMFIEAVLRIRTRQDFDENLGPVSYAAARRKNVVTFTFALGDYVLFVSAEPTVDIDKTAQKIMNICSIENN
- the hsp20 gene encoding archaeal heat shock protein Hsp20, with translation MFDDHFERTFRRLSSPFFSMGDVFENPNKTVQTFGPYYYGYVKTVGEDGIPHVTEWGNTKPTDSLADSTVRDPYVDVSVNDKERTLKIVSEMPGIEKSDIKLNVSDKLVLLSAEHGERKYEKKIPLPSKVDENSAKARYTNGVLELTISLAKEKPQGKLVSVE
- the egtD gene encoding L-histidine N(alpha)-methyltransferase — translated: MNDTLQKNKEYKKFVVDSRLQYFKPHATKIEKTFAEEISTSLGTNSKSIHPKFFYDKKGSALFEKICSVSEYYPTRTEISILEKLQTELSSFLDDEYRLVELGSGSSTKTRLILDFLTTSQSSTEYFPIDISEILTESSEELLNDYKNLTITGIIDTYEGGLEFLKTYDDKHNLIVFLGSSFGNFSPVDGYKFLEKIYSTMKPGDLFLIGLDLVKDKSVLESAYNDSECVTAKFNLNVLSRINDELDADFNLKNFSHHAIYNEKDQRIEMYLKSLSDQSIVISKSDLELKLKKDELIHTEYSHKYRMSQIHDLLDDVGFDLKHTWLDDKKYFSLTLVSKN
- the egtB gene encoding ergothioneine biosynthesis protein EgtB → MTSNPQLEERKPLLEQFRETRSRTLELVKTLEKDDFVVQTAFFMSPPKWHIGHVSWIYEAIMSKLDKNYEFYSKEFSEYLNSYYQQFGVPHDKGLRGVISRPTVDQIFQYFNTINQRVEKFIETQSLNDEGVKLITMGFHHECQHQELLVYDLQHLLAEQYRPVRKNQIQKQNNVEKQTVEIKGGLYTMGFNGKGFCYDIELPEHKVYLNDYKIDVFPVTNQQYLEFVEDGGYETYKYWLSDGWEKVKANKWKSPMYWEKIDGKWHVRDFLGIREINPNEPVCHVSFYEADAYCKWAGKRLPTEAEWEKAACWDENKQEKTIFPWGNEQATERKCNLLESYHWGCTEIGTYPEGKSPSGCQQMIGDVWEWTSSEFTGYPGFKTGFDEYNDKWFTNQKVLRGGSFGTPKMSIRGSYRNFFRLDERWLFSGFRCVEDI
- the proS gene encoding proline--tRNA ligase translates to MSKEDVGITVSKKDDFSEWYTQVVLKAKLADYAPVKGLIVLRPDGYSIWESLKNTFDKKFAKNGIRNGFLPVLIPESLLGKEQKHFAGFNPEVFWVTHSGTNEIGDRLALRPTSETLAYTLYSKWIQSWRDLPLKINFWNTALRAEIKATKPFLRTSEFLWQEGHTVHTTQEEAEEEVMKILEIYKNTVEEELAIPVTTGKKSEKEKFVGAVYTTTMESIMPDGKALQMGTSHFLGQNFSKPFEVKFADKDNVEHFAWQTSWGVSWRLIGAMIMTHGDDQGLVLPPKVAPIQVVIVPIYRNDEGKDKVLPKVKEIQEKLEAKDIRIQVDDREGLSPGYKFNDWEMKGVPIRIEIGPKDIEKQSFVVAKRYNREKINLGLEEIEKILSVLDEIQKAMLENARVQSKENTKDISNYTEFKSQIEVGGFFNAPWCGKLECEEKIKEETGADIRVIPFDSKNTDLKCMYCGEESKSVPIFARGY